Genomic window (Thermoanaerobaculia bacterium):
GTCAGCTGGCCGGCCTCGATCTTCCCGGTGCGGGCGAGGAGCAGCGCCCGTTCGAGAACGTTGTGGAGCTCCCGGATGTTCCCCGGCCAATCGTAGCGGCGCAACTCATCGACGGCGCCTGGGGCGAGCTTGAGGTGCTTTCCGGTCTCGAAGCCGAGACGGTCGAGAATCGACTCGGCAAGCGCGGGAATGTCCTCCGGACGCTGGCGCAGCGGGGGCAGGTGGAGCGTGAGCGTATTGATCCGGTAGTAGAGGTCGGCGCGAAAGCGCTTGTCGGCGACCGCCTCGGCGAGATTCATGTTGCTGGCCGCCACCAGACGGATGTCGACGCGCCGCTCGACGACCTCGCCGAGGCGGCGAAAACGCTTCTCCTCGACGACCTTGAGGATCTTCGGTTGCAGGGTGACTTCCGTATCGCCGATCTCGTCGAGAAAGAACGTTCCGCGGTCGGCGGTCTCGAAGAGGCCGGGCTTGGCGGCGAGCGCGCCGGTGAAGGCGCCTTTGGCGTGGCCGAAGAGCTCGCTGTCCAGGAGCTCGCGCGACAGGCCGGCGCAGTTCAGGTCGACGAAGGCCTGTTTGGCCCGGGGGCTGTTGGCGTGCAGCCATCGCGCCAGGAGGCCTTTTCCCGTTCCGGTCTCGCCCTGCAGCAGCACCGGACTCTCGGCGCCGGCGACGGTCTTCGCCTCGCGCTCGAGGTTGCGAATCAAGGCCGACTCGCCGAGGAAGGGCTCCGGTT
Coding sequences:
- a CDS encoding sigma-54-dependent Fis family transcriptional regulator — translated: MEGSRILVVDDDPMIRSQLRHLLEADHCEVQDASSLAAARAVFVDFRPEIVLLDYELPDGTALDLLPYLKEGAPDVPVLVLTGHREIDVAVASIKAGAEQFLTKPIELAALRTMVRRLIEQRLFVRRDRAGEVRRARYEPEPFLGESALIRNLEREAKTVAGAESPVLLQGETGTGKGLLARWLHANSPRAKQAFVDLNCAGLSRELLDSELFGHAKGAFTGALAAKPGLFETADRGTFFLDEIGDTEVTLQPKILKVVEEKRFRRLGEVVERRVDIRLVAASNMNLAEAVADKRFRADLYYRINTLTLHLPPLRQRPEDIPALAESILDRLGFETGKHLKLAPGAVDELRRYDWPGNIRELHNVLERALLLARTGKIEAGQLTLERRSGTRPEARSAGEIYQGSLDEVERRYVEQILRLENGQVDRAADRLGIPRSTLYQRLKSWGLRPTDYRSEREESASEPL